The following coding sequences are from one Bos indicus x Bos taurus breed Angus x Brahman F1 hybrid chromosome 5, Bos_hybrid_MaternalHap_v2.0, whole genome shotgun sequence window:
- the BCDIN3D gene encoding pre-miRNA 5'-monophosphate methyltransferase — MAMMPRGNANPLFPLSPMGGRLYTQSLCRSAQARWSPGGLKVQDFRFRGDSEARLRLMAASTEQATGGVEKTAAEEKPRVLEPGAAPFGNFPHYSRFHPPEQRLRLLPPELLRRLFPQSPETRPILGLDVGCNSGDLSVALYKHFLSLHDGETCLDASRELHLLCCDIDPVLVERAEKECPFPDGLTFITLDFMNQRTRKVLLSSFLSQFGRSVFDIGFCMSVTMWIHLNHGDQGLWEFLAHLSSLCRYLLVEPQPWKCYRAAARRLRKLGLHDFDHFRSLAIRGDMASQIVQILTQDHGMELVCCFGNTKWDRSLLLFRTKQATETHPIPESLIEEGKERNRIRFWRE, encoded by the exons ATGGCGATGATGCCACGAGGCAACGCAAACCCCCTATTCCCGCTCTCACCCATGGGAGGCCGCCTTTATACTCAGTCCCTTTGCCGTTCAGCGCAAGCGCGCTGGAGCCCGGGCGGCCTGAAGGTTCAAGATTTCCGGTTCCGAGGGGACTCAGAGGCCAGACTGAGACTAATGGCGGCGTCCACGGAGCAGGCCACGGGGGGCGTTGAGAAGACCGCGGCGGAAGAGAAACCGCGCGTTCTGGAACCCGGGGCAGCCCCGTTCGGAAATTTCCCTCATTATTCCCGCTTCCACCCTCCAGAGCAACGGCTCCGCCTCCTACCCCCGGAGCTGCTTCGCCGGCTCTTCCCTCAGAGTCCCGAGACAAGGCCGATCCTGGGGCTCGACGTGGGGTGTAACTCCGGG GATCTGAGTGTGGCTCTATACAAACATTTCCTTTCCCTACATGATGGGGAGACCTGCTTAGATGCCTCAAGAGAACTCCATCTCCTCTGCTGTGACATAGATCCAGTCCTGGTGGAACGAGCTGAAAAAGAATGCCCTTTTCCTGATGGTTTGACTTTTATTACCCTGGACTTCATGAATCAAAGGACCCGGAAAGTTCTCCTGAGCTCTTTTTTGAGCCAATTTGGACGCTCAGTTTTTGATATTGGCTTCTGCATGTCAGTAACCATGTGGATTCACCTGAACCATGGGGACCAAGGCCTGTGGGAGTTCCTGGCCCACCTTTCTTCCCTATGCCGCTACCTCCTCGTGGAGCCACAGCCCTGGAAGTGTTACCGGGCAGCTGCAAGGCGTCTCCGGAAGCTGGGCCTCCATGATTTTGACCACTTCCGCTCCCTGGCCATCCGAGGTGATATGGCCAGCCAGATTGTGCAGATCTTGACCCAGGACCATGGCATGGAATTAGTATGCTGCTTTGGCAACACCAAATGGGACCGAAGCCTTCTGCTCTTCAGGACAAAACAAGCCACAGAGACTCATCCGATCCCTGAGTCGCTgatagaagaaggaaaagaaaggaacagaataaGATTCTGGAGAGAGTGA